The genomic DNA TAATGAAAGCGGAATTAATGACTGGGGCATGTACATGGATAGAAGCAAAAATATCATAAGCTTAAGAAACTAAAAATATTGGGCCAGGTTTTACACCCACCTCCTTCATTTTGGGCTGAGGGAGGGCATGTAAAGTACAACTGGTGGctagcccactgccttcccacccacctccaaccTAGTACCTATAATATGGAGGTAGAGGCATGGGTAAAGCTCCCATAGCTGCCTGCCCACagacctattgaggcccttaagtggctaattgTATCTTTTACAATAATGGAGAAACTTGACATTCAGCAAATATAAAATTACTCGATCATGGCCATTAAGGATGTTTAGCTGTAATTGTGAATTTGGTGTGCAGTTAAAAACCCAGTCAACAAGTTATAACTTATTCAATAGTTTTTAAGCATAAGAGTTGATGTTCTCATCAGTTCAATGATTTTCAGCTGATTACAGCCTGGGGGAACCTCAAAAGCTCACCCTCTGGAGAAAAGTAGAATCATTGACAGAAACCTTCTGGACAAGTCATtgatagcaacttctggatttccatatTTAACCATGCATGTGGGGcccaaaagttgctgtcagtttcagaggagtaaaGGCAGCAAACGCTGCCAAACTAACAATACTAGTGTACtactgtcctttaaggaagggaatctgccatccttaccaagTCTAGCATATTTGCCACCTCAGACCCACAGCAGTATAGTTGcttcttgactgccctctgaaatggtctagcaacaAGCCTCCTTCTCATGAGGAAttatagatgggcaataaatgttggccttaccaatgatggccacatcccgtgaattaataattttttaaaagcccAGAGAACATTGGAATTTTTACAAACAAAATAGGTGAAAGGAAAGTTTAACTTGAATTTAACTGTAATCAGGACCATGGTGAATCGCAAGAACTTGGGGTCCAGGGGAAGAGGGAAGCTGAAGGGTAGTTGACCTGAACCACATTCACATCCCTCTAAGAGAGTCATTACAGGCCAGGTTTGTAAATGCATATCTGGTCATCCTCTCACTCAGTGGCACATAAGCCTAAAGGGAAAGGGGAGAAATATGCCAACAAACTTAATAAGCATGTAATTTTGAAAGGTTTTTCAGTCCAACAAACACGATCCTTCCACAGACATTGAACAATCTACACTTGCGCTATACCTCCCGAGAGAAAAATTCACAAAGTTTCCCCCTAATTGCCGAAGGTAAAACATCAAAAATTCAGACTATCCAtccactctcacatctccatcattcAATGCATGCTGGTTCTAGCAGCACAGGGATGTTCAAGGTCAATGGAGTATATTATTATCTTAGGTGTGCTTATCCTTTAACCTTCAATCACATTCTACCTATCCACTAATGCATGGGGGGAAAGAAACTTCTAACATCTCTCATCTCACTGGAGGCATTTTAATTTTATCCTTCTTCCTCTGGTTCTGAATTCACAGTCGAGGTTAAATAATGTGCTTATATCTCCATGCCTCtcagcatttaaaaaaatctggatcACATCGCTCTTCATTTCTTCTTTTCTCTAATGAAAACAAGTTCAATTCTATAAGGATCATTTGTAAATTAGAATCAGAAACCACAATTATGCTCTGGAATCATCCTTGCCatagaggagatggaggaaggtggtggaggcggggagggggggtgggagcaaTTACAAAACAGGATAAAAATAGAGTGAATTATATTAGCACATAGCTAGCTTACTGCCTTCCACACCAACATCAAAGAATTTGCTCCAGCTTCCATTATTCGTGACAACATGACAGAAGTACGTTCCCACGTCGTTTGTTGTCACGTTCTGTACGGTCAGATTGAAGAGTTGAGAGTGCAAGTGGGAAGATTGGATTCTTCTTCTGTAGTCATAGCTGATAAACGATTGCAAACGTGTGAATTTAACTATCGTGTTTATTTCTTCTTCTGTCATCCGTTGCCATGTCAGCTCTACAACATTGTCCCCATTCGGAAACCCGCAGGGTAAGGTCACATTGTTCCCTGGTACTAGTTGCACATGGGTGTCTGCTGCCCGACTTCTGGAAAACTTGGCTTCAAAAATATCTAAAGAAAGCAATTAGCataattagtgacagtgtcagaGTGTTCAAATTCTGAGTAGGCTTGAAGTGAGCAAGGCTGATTTAATTCACACTTCCTAGTGGTTAATAGTTATTTTGTTGTATCCTTGGCTTGGAATATATTTTATAGATGTTTTCTAGTGGAAAATGGGAATCCGAAAGGAACATTGAGTTGTCACTGGTGGGCTTCTCAGCAATTGGTAAGCACCAACAGGGAAATTCAATCACTTTCAGCCAGCAACATACTCTAACTATTCCCTGCTAAAATCGCTAACTTGCCATTTGGTGTCAATTGATGATAAAGAGTAAAAACTGTGTTTGGCATTTGTAATggctcataagaccataagacgttggagcagaaattaggccattcagcccatcgagtctgctccgccattcaatctcaaccccattctcccaccttctctccgtaacctttgatccccttaccaatcaagaacctatctatctcggtcttaaatacactcaatgagctggcctccacagccttctgtggcaatgaattccatagattcaccactgtctggctaaagaagtttctcctcatctgttctaaaagatctttcctttactctgaggctgtgccctcgggtcctaatctctcctactaatggaaacatcttccccacgtccactaccatccaccatgACGGTTTATTATTTCAGCATCAAAATTCAATAATTCCACCTATGGGTCATTGCATTAGTAGCAATTGCCTAAAGAGACAACGGTACAGGCAATTCTCTCAACAAACAGGTAGCAAGAAGCCCTGTCTTTCAAACCTTCACACATCTATCCTTCACCTGAAGGTGGTTGTGGCTTCTAAAGACTGCCTGTAACTGTTAGCCTGGCCTTTTCTCTGACTTTGAAAGCTCTGAACATTTCTCTGTTTTATCAAGCATTATGCTGCATCACTTGCAATACCTGAAAGATGGATTTCAaacccaaaatattttttaatgatAAAAATCTCGACCCAAAATTTCCTTAGGGATCTACTGATCCATCTCCATAACTTCAGCCAGAGATCAGTGTGACACCCATTCTGGATAAAATCATCCGCTAATGCCACTTATCCAAAGTTCTCCTGATGTTCCACCATAACTTAGGGCTGGGCAGAGGGTGCACACCACAGAAAACACACCCATACTTTACACATAACTGTGCACCACCTTTGTTTCAAAGATGATCCTTCACATTTTGGAGACATCCAAGTACATCTATGGAATCTTTCTGAGTCCATAGATGGTTTTACCTTTCCCTTGTGATATTTTATGTTGCTGCAGGATATTTGATCATGCTGCTGCCTCTTTCCAGATAGTTTTGTTCATTTGTCTCACTGTTTACTACAGTTACAATGTAAATTCATATAAGTATATTGCTCAATCACCTATGGCATTGAACATGAAAAGATTTTAAAGATTATCCTCTTCACATGAAGCATGGTTTGAAGATAGATCATAACTGGTCCAAAGCAGAGAGACATAATTCAGTTCCCCATTTAAAGTCTCTTAcattctctttttattttattattttttaattcattcacaggatgtgggtttcactggctgggccagcatttattgcccatccctagttacccttgagaaggtgtggtgagctgccttcttgaaccactgcagtccatgtggtgttaggaagggagttccagggttttgacccagtgacagtgaaggagtggtgatatatttccaagtcaggatggtaagtgacttggaggggaacttccagttggtggtgttcccatctatctgctgcccttgtccttctaggtggtagtggttgtgggtttggaaggtgccttggtgaattcctgcagtgcatcttgtagatggtgcacactgctgctactgtgtgttggtggtggggggagtgaatgtttgtggatgttgtgccaaccaagtggactactttgtcctggatggtgtccagcttcttcagtattgtcggagctgcattcatccaggcaagcagggagcattccatcacactcctgacttgtgccttgtagatggtggataggctttggagacTCAGGGTGCGAATTACTCATCATCGAATCAtaacctctgacctggtcttgtagccacagtattaatttggctggtccagttcagtttctggtcaatggtaacccccaggatgttgatagtgggggattcagtgatggtaatgccattgaacatcaaggggcgatagttggattctctcttgttggacatggtcattgcttgacacttgtgtggcacgaatgttacttgccacttgtcaacccaagcctggagattgcccaggtcttgctgtatttgggcatggactgcttcagtatctgaggggtcatgaatggtactgaacattgtgcaatcatcagcgaacattcccacttctgaccttatgatggaaggaagatcattgataaaacagctgaagatggttgggccttggacactaccctgaggaactcctgcagtgatgacatggagctgagatgactgaccatccactcggcagttctggctgaagattgttgcgaatgcttcagccttatcttttgcactgctgtgctgggctcctccatcattgaggatggggatatttgtggagccaccccctccagtgagttgtttaattgtccactacattcacaactggatgtggcaggactgcagagcttagatctgatctgtttgttgtggaattgcttagctctgtctatcacttgctgcttatgctgtttggcatgcaagtagtcctgttttatagcttcaccaggttgacccctcatttttaggtatgcctggtgttgctcctgggatgccctcctgcattctttattgaaccagggttgatcccctggcttgatggtaatggtagcgtGGGGAATATGACAGGCCATGAGATTACGGATTATGCTCAAggataattctgctgctgctgatggccagagcgcctcattgatgcccagtcttgagttgctagatctgtttgaaatctatcctatttagcacggtggtaatgccacacaacatgatggagggtatcctcaatgtgaagatgggacttcatctccacaatgactgtgtagtggtcactcctaacattactgtcatgaacagatgcatctgcaacaggcaggttggtgaggataagtattttttttctcttattggttccctcactacctgccacagacccagtctagcagctatgtcatttaggattcggccagctcggtcactccgagccactcttggtgatggacattgaagaaccccacccagagaacattctgtgcccttgccaccttcagtgcttcctccaagtgatgttcaacatggtggagcactgattcatcagctgagggagggcggtacgtggtaatcagcaggaggtttccatgcccatgtttgacctgatgccatgagactccatgggctccagagttgatgttgaggactcccagggcaatgccctcCTGGTTATATACAAtggtgccgccacctctgctgggtctgtcctgctggtgggacaagacatacccagggatggtgaagtCTGGGAttttctgtaaggtataattccgtgagattgactatgtcaggctgttgcttgactagtctgtgagacatctctcccaattttggcacaagcccccaggtgttagggTCGACAGGGCTATAATTGTCATTGTCGTTTccaatgcctaggtcgatgccaggtgctccgtctggtttcattccttttttgaggctatGTAGCCGCTTgttagaactgagtggcttgctcggccatttcagagggcatttaagagtcaacaacattgctgtgggcctggagtcacatgtaggccagaccaggtaaggatgacagatttccttccctgaaggatattagtgaaccagacaacaatcaacaatagtttcatggtcatcattaggcttttaattccagatttttattgaattcaaattgcaccatctgccatggcagattTGAATCCAGGTACCCAGAGCATAACTCATTACAAGTCCAGCGTCAACGCccctatgccatcgcctcccctaacTCGGCACAGAGCAAGAATGAGACAAAGCATCTGCTGGTCTGTATGCTCAGTGCCATATTATAATAAACATATCATATTATATttcataaaaaaataaaatatatgTAATTTATATCCACTTGCATATTCAATCATCTCAGAGGCAACCTCTTTGTCAAGTTATACAACTGTGATTTCTATTACAAAAGCAATACTAAAGAAAATCGTCTGGAATATAGTAAGCATAATGAAGAGGTGAACAGGGAGAATAGAAGGGTTTAAAGAGACTATGAATAAAGCTATAGAAGGAAATGGAAAACAACTTTTAAAAAGTGAAAGAACCTTCATAGGAATGTAATAGCACTCAGGGATAAAGGAGACCATCTAACTGGGGCTGGTACTTACAAATGATAGGGGAAACGTAGGTGTACAAGAGGAAGATATGAGAAAACTGTTAGAGCAAACATTAGAAGAGGAATTAGCTCTAAAATAAATTAACGAAATCCAAAATGAATAACCACTGATGGTGCACAGCCCAGGTAGTTGAAAGAAGTCAAAGAGGAGAGGGCAGTGGCTCTGGTCCAAACTTTTCAATGCTCCAATAATATGCAAATAGTGCCACGGCGCTTAAAACTAGCTTATGTAATATTTCTGGTCCAGCAGTTGATAAATCAATAACTATAGATCAATTAATCTAATGTTAATGATCTAACTGTTGATCCATAATTTGAAATAAAATGATtaaacatttagaaatgcatgaGCTAATGAAGGACAGCCAGTGTGAATTTGTTAAACGCAAGTCATGTTGGTCAAATTTAATGGAGTGCTTTGAAGAGATAACTGATTGCAGAGGTAAAGAGAATGCAGTAGATGTAGTGAATCCCAATTTTCATAAGACTATGATAAGTTACCTCTAAAGAAACTTGGTACAAGAAAAAACGTGGGAACATCGATCGAAAGTTGGCAAATGAACAGGAGAGAAAGAGTTCGGGCAAATGGATGTTGCCTGGATTGAAGAAAGGTGGAAATGGCATATGCCAGGAATCAATGATGACTCCATAATTGTTCTTGATTTGTAGATGATTTGGGCTCTAGTATAGGTTTGCTGATTACATAAAGGTATGGATTTTGACAAATATTGAAGACTGTGAAAGACTTCAGGCAAATGAATAGGCATTAGGCACTCAAAAGTATGAGGTCGGTGGATGATTTAACTTGATGTGGATGTGTGAGACAATATATTTTGATAGGAGAAACAAGAAATGAGTGTATACACTGATTAAAAAGACATGTACAGAGATCCTTAGGGGTCTGAATATATAATTTCATATAAGCATGATGCAGCTCGATAAAACTATAAAAATTCCAAATCCTATTTTCAGTTTTGTAAATAGGAGAGCAGACCACAAGAGTAGAGACGTAATGATAAATTTGTCCAATACATTGGGTAGAGTGCAGTGTAAAGTTTATTCTAGAAAGGATGTTAaagacacagagtgcacagtgtaGATTCATCAGAATGGTAACTGGATGGGAAACTATGGAAAAGAGATTGGTGCCTGGAACCATTTCCATTGGAGCTAGCAAGTCTAAGAGGAGAGGtaatagaggtttttaaaattatgaaagctgTTGATGGAACAATAGAAATAGGTCATCACCTCTGATTGGGAGTCAGTACAAAGGGGTCATCAATTTAATATTATTAGTAAGAGATGAACAAGAAAGGTTAGGAAAAAATGCTTAAACTGAAGGCTTTTGGAGCACAGAATGTTTCGCCAAAGGGAATGAGGCAGTGACAATGACAAATTCTTAGGgataattggataaatatttgaaacagtTGAAAGTATGAGATGAGGGGAGAGGGCTGGGCAATAGAATTTAGTTTTGGATTATTTGAACGAAGAATTGGCACAGACGTGATGGACCAAATAGTTCACCCTTCAGGGCTGTAAAATTGTTCAGTCCTATggtttgaagcatagtcacttaCCTGGGTTTATAATTGCAATATGtttcagcaacatcccctcaggaAAAGTGTTAATGGAACATTGATAACTGCCTTCATCTGCAGCTGTTGCCTTCAACTTTATATCTCCATTAACGGATGATGAGAgaaatgtaacactctgattgtATGGAAAGAAAATGTTCTCTCCCCAGCTGGGATTATAGACAGCAATTTTGTGCTTCACACCATCAGTATTCTTCACCCAGGACAACTGGATCATTTTGCTCGTCTCAGGATATGCACATTTCAGCACGACTACATCCTGCAGCTTAATTGCAGAGTCTACATTCTGGTACTGCTCACAAGTCACATCTGAAATAACAAGATTTTAAAAGTTTACTGCAGCAAGGCTTCAAAGCATAGCATTCACAATACATGCTTCATAATGTCACTATTGAGTAGCACCGAGTCAGATATGttatgagagagaggcagaattaTGTTTTGACTTGTTTCCAAGATGGAGGTTAATAAGGAAACACAAACATAGGAATTGTCAGACCAAAACAGGCAAAGCTCCATCTAGTTCACTTTGTTAATGGTCAGTGGATTATGTTGATAAAGATACACAGGTAATGGGCACTGTTTGATTCAGGACTGAGAGCAAATATAAAAAGAGGCTCATTAGACCCAACTGGCTGCCCCAGTTCCACGGCTATGTTCGCACCTGCatatccctggagagggagcgtgtggtGTCCACTCTTATGCCTGAGGCCTTCAGCGACTGGTGGGGGCTAAAGGGGTGCATTAGCAGCCCCAGaaataacattttaatttaatttgctaAGTTTTCTTcaaagttttgtctttttgttacagtgtccctttaaggggctgttaatttgttcattcatttatttatctatttttattggGAATCAAACCAGCATGAAGAGATTCAGCTGAGGCACTGGGTTAGTAGTTAGGAGGCAGGGATCTGTAATGCTGCTTCCTGTGAATAAATCTGCATCAAGGAAAAGATCGGTGTTTTGTTTCATACTTCTTCATCTGTCTTGGAACCACTGCGCACACTTCACACCATCCTGGTAATCGTTATGCAATGAtaatcatagcaatcaatctTTGTCAGTAAGGTCCAGAAGTGAGACAAGGAAACCCTCAtggtggagagctttgggaatCATGGGTGACATTTTATCTGCGGCGCATCGTTCCTGCTGGTGGGATCAGGCAGGACTTCCACTCTTGTGTCCCAAATGATTATAATTAAAATGTAAAGTGCCAGTAACAGACACAGGAGACATGTACGATCACGGACAGGAAAAAGTTTTCAGTCGTGAAACCCGCCATCAGTTGACAATGCAGCAGGTATGAGCAGGCTATAAGAGAGTCTCCTGGACAAACAGGGAGGTTCTGTATCACGGCCACAATTTTCCTGCCAAACTCCATTGCCTCAGTAATCTTGTTACATTTTCAATTCAACAGATTATtggcctcaccctcccccccttaaacTTCCCCCACCCATCACTTCCATCTTAATTACTGTCATTCACAACTGCCTACCACACCCAAGATACCAGGCCCTTCCCACTCCACTCAATCATGCCCTCTGTCCTCCCTTGGATCCCTCTTCTACTCATCCATGGCTCCGACCACATTCCACATGTTATCCTGTCCCTCCCCTGCTCAGCCTTGACTTGCCCTTTCCATCCCGAGGCCCCATGCAAACTGCCACTGTCCTGCTCCCCTTCTTGTGATGTAGAGTTCAACAAGGAAAACCGCTGACCTTAGACACAATGGCATAAAGCCGGCTATTGCAACCCACCTTTAACTGAATGCAAACCAGGTGCCATGAGATTCCCATGCGCTGCTGACTTAATCCTGAAGGTAGCACTTAATTTCAAGAAATCTTAATGTAATGGGTATTCATAGCGTGCTATTATATTACAAGTAGAAACCTGCTATGGAACTGCGTGAGTCCTGAACCACCATTGCCAATCCGCTGACTTAACCTCTGCATCTCAGCCTGCTACTGGGAAGCCAAAATTTCAGCTCCGCCTAATTAAATCTTCCCACCTGCCACATTTCCCCTTCTTACAGGCCCCATAAAATTCATCCCTCATAAGTCCAAAGTCACCTATTCCTTCCAAGCATGCTAATGCACGTCATTGTTTCAAATTAATTGTATAATATATCTCAGATGTTATTTTGCAAAGGGAATCAATCTAATTTAAATCTAATCTAATtaataaaacagagatgagggggaatttcataatcaatctgtggaattctttaccgcagagggttgtagaggctgggttgttaagtatattcaaggctgaaataggcagatttttaatcaggaagggaatcatgggttacagggaaaaggcagggaagtggagttgaggattatcagatcagccatgatctcatcgaatggcggagcagactcgatgggctgaatgttctACCCccgctcctacatcttatggtcttaatttCCGTTTGAATAATTAGTACTGTCTGCTTCCATCA from Carcharodon carcharias isolate sCarCar2 chromosome 6, sCarCar2.pri, whole genome shotgun sequence includes the following:
- the cd226 gene encoding CD226 antigen isoform X2, which produces MSWLASYLLLSSGLFLLLRDVTCEQYQNVDSAIKLQDVVVLKCAYPETSKMIQLSWVKNTDGVKHKIAVYNPSWGENIFFPYNQSVTFLSSSVNGDIKLKATAADEGSYQCSINTFPEGMLLKHIAIINPDIFEAKFSRSRAADTHVQLVPGNNVTLPCGFPNGDNVVELTWQRMTEEEINTIVKFTRLQSFISYDYRRRIQSSHLHSQLFNLTVQNVTTNDVGTYFCHVVTNNGSWSKFFDVGVEGITDITMFLIIGAAAFGSLVLVISVVIIICMKRRKKRKGNKKHFKKGTTERNNHSSQTAKKSQPKQLRKS
- the cd226 gene encoding CD226 antigen isoform X1; translation: MSWLASYLLLSSGLFLLLRDVTCEQYQNVDSAIKLQDVVVLKCAYPETSKMIQLSWVKNTDGVKHKIAVYNPSWGENIFFPYNQSVTFLSSSVNGDIKLKATAADEGSYQCSINTFPEGMLLKHIAIINPDIFEAKFSRSRAADTHVQLVPGNNVTLPCGFPNGDNVVELTWQRMTEEEINTIVKFTRLQSFISYDYRRRIQSSHLHSQLFNLTVQNVTTNDVGTYFCHVVTNNGSWSKFFDVGVEGITDITMFLIIGAAAFGSLVLVISVVIIICMKRRKKRKGNKKHFKKGTTERNNQRRANPNSYANPDIYDRANSRAMEYQEEAIYANL